One Terriglobales bacterium genomic window, ATCTACCTGCGCGCCGACAAGCCCGGGGTGGTGACCTCGGGCATGATCGAGGCCGACGGTGACGTCGAGATCCTGGACAAGGAAGTCTACCTGGCCACCATCAGCGAGGGCGGCAAGCTGGACATGGAGATGCGGCTCAAGCGCGGCCGCGGCTACGTCGCCGCCGACAAGAACTTCGACGAGGACCTGGGCATCGGCTTCATCCCCATCGACTCGGTGCACTCGCCGGTGCGCAAGTGCAACTACATCGTGGATGCGGCCCGCCTGGGCCAGATCACCGACTACGACAAGCTCACCCTCGAGGTGTGGACCAACGGCTCCATCGCGCCCGCCGACTCCGTCGGCCTGGCCGCCAAGCTGCTCAAGGACCACATGAACATCTTCATCAACTTCGAGGAGGAGATCGAGACCGCGGCCGCCTCCGACGACCGCAAGCCCGAGATCCGCAACGAGAACCTGAATCGCTCGGTGGAGGAGCTGGAGCTCTCCGTGCGCAGCTACAACTGCCTGAAGAACGCCAACATCCAGACCATCGGCGAGCTGGTGCAGAAGACCGAGGCCGAGATGCTCAAGACCAAGAATTTCGGCCGCAAGTCGCTCAACGAGATCAAGGAGATCCTGTCGTCCATGGGTCTCAGCCTGGGCATGAAGATCGACGAGCGCGGCAACGCCGTGCCTGGCAGCCCCTCCGTCGCCGGCATCCTGGGCGAAGGACACTAGGAGACGACCATGCGCCACCTGAAAGCAGGCTGGAAACTCGGACGGAACACCGCCCACCGGCGCGCGCTGCTGCGCAACCTGGTGACCTCGCTCATCCTCGAGGACCGCATCGAGACCACCGTCCCCAAGGCCAAGGCCATGCGTCCCCACGTGGACAAGATGATCACCCTGGGCAAGCGCGGCGACCTGGCGGCGCGCCGCCTGGCCCTCGGCTATCTCATGACCCGGGCCGCGGTGGACCGCCTCTTCGACGTGGTGGCGCCGCGCGTCGGCGACCGCCCCGGCGGCTACACCCGCATCGTCCGCAGCGGCTGGCAGAAGGGCGACGGCGCCGACAAGGCCTTCGTCGAGCTGGTGGGCAGCGAGAAGGTGCAGGAAGAGAAGCGCCACAAGCGCGCCGAGGTCCGCGCCAAGAAGGTCGAGGAGCGCAAGAAGGCCCTGGAAGAAGCCGAGGCCCAGGCCAAGGCCGAGCAGGAAGCGGCTGCGCCGCCCGAGGAGAAGAAGGAAGAGTAACTTCTCCCATCACCCTTTCCGGGCGCATTCCGGCTCGTCGGAATGCGCTTTTTCTTTTGTCAAGGAGCGCCGGCCGCCCTCAGGCGGCAGGGGCGGTGCGCCGCGCCCGCCACGCGATCACCAACTGCATGCACAGCGCCCCCGAGAAATCCAGCAGCACGTCGCGGAAGGCGCCGGTGCGCGAGAGCAGGAAGGTCTGGTGGTATTCGTCCGCAGAGGCCAGCGCCAGGCACACTCCCAGCGCCAGCAGCGCCGAGGAGCGCCGCCACTCCTTCCGTCCGCTCTGCCCGGCGCGGTACCACAGGAAGCTCATGATCAGGTACTCGGTGAAGTGAGCGGCCTTGCGGATGGAAAAGTGGAGCAGGTAGAGATGCTCCGCGCTCAGCCGGAGAGAGAGCGCGGAGAGCAGCCACTCCAGGATGCTGCCCGTATTCTCCCAGGAAAAAGCGTTGCTGGAGGTGGAAGCGATGAGGCTCAGCCACAGCAGCGCGGGCAGCCAGTAGCGCAGGAACTTGTGGGTCGCGGACTCAGACACGGGCCAGTGTTCTTTTCCTTTACTCCAGGCGATAGTTGGGGGCCTCGCGGGTGATGATGACGTCGTGCACGTGGCTCTCGCGCAGTCCCGCTCCCGAGATGCGCACGAAGCGCGCCTTCTGCTGCAGCTCGGCGATGGTGCCGCAGCCCACGTAGCCCATGCCCGAGCGCAGCCCGCCCACCAGTTGCTGCACCATGGTGGCCAAGGGGCCGCGGTAGGGCACGCGTCCCTCGATGCCCTCGGGCACCAGCTTGGCCAGGCGGTTGGCCTCGCCGTTCTCCACCAGCGCGGTGGAAGCGTCGCCGTTGCCCTCTTCCACCGACTGCGCGTAACGCTCGCTCGAGCCCATGGCCATGGCCGAGAGCGAGCCCATGCCGCGGTAGGACTTGAAGGAGCGTCCCTGGTAGAGGATGGTCTCGCCCGGGCTCTCGTCGGTGCCGGCCAGCAGCGAGCCGATCATGACCACGCTGGCGCCCGCGGCCAGCGCCTTGGTGATGTCGCCGGAAAACTTGATGCCGCCGTCGGCGATGATGGGCACGCCCGCTTCCTTGGTGGCGCGGTAAGCCTCGGCGATGGCGGTGATCTGGGGCACGCCCGCTCCGGTGACGATGCGGGTGGTGCAGATGGAGCCCGGGCCGATGCCCACCTTGATGGCGTCGGCGCCGCACTTCACCAGTTCGCAGGCGCCGTCGAAGGTGCCCACGTTGCCCGCCATCAATTCCACCTCGGGGAGCTTCGACTTCACCGCCTGGATGGCCTCCAGCACGCGAGTGGAGTGGCCGTGGGCGCTGTCGATGGCCAGCACGTCCACCTTGGCCTTCACCATCTCCTGGGCGCGCTCCAGGAAGTCGCCGGTGGCCCCGATGGCCGCGCCCACCCGCAGCCGCCCGTGCGAGTCCTTGCAGGCGCTGGGGTACTTCAGCTTCTTCTGGATGTCCTTGACCGTGATCAGGCCCTTGAGGTTGTAGTTCTTGTCCACCACCAGCAGCTTCTCCACCCGGTGCTTGTGCAGGATGGCCTCGGCGTCCTCGAGCGTCGTGCCCACGGGCACGGTGATGAGGTTCTCCTTGGTCATGACCTTGGCGATGGGGATGTCGGTGCGGGTCTCGAAGCGCAGGTCGCGGTTGGTGAGGATGCCCACCAGCTTCTTGTTCTTGGTGATGGGGACGCCGGAGATGCGGTACTTGCGCATGACCTCCATGGCGTCGGCGATCTTGTCCTCGGGCGACATGGTGATGGGATCCACGATCATGCCGCTCTCCGAGCGCTTCACCTTGTCCACCTCGGCGGCCTGCTGCTCGATGGAGAGGTTGCGGTGGACGATGCCCAGCCCGCCCTGCTGGGCGATGGCGATGGCCATGGGGGCCTCGGTCACCGTGTCCATGGCGGCGCTGACCACCGGGATGTTCAGGGTGATGTTGCGGGTGAGGCGGGTGCGCGTGTCCACGGTGGCGGGCACCACGTCGCTGCGCGCCGGCAGCAACAGCACGTCGTCGAAAGTCAGGGCTTCCGGTACGGGAAAGTGGATCATGACTGGGAACTCTCGCTGGGTAGGATGACCATTGGATATTCTAGCATTCAGCACCTCGAACAGACGTCAGACGTCGGACGTCAGACGTCAGCAGGTCCCAAAGAAACATCCCGATCCCGCGCAGCGGGAGAGGGAACCCTATCGCCACACAAATGCTTCCAGGCGTCATGCTGAGCGGCCCTCCGGGCCGCGAAGCACCTCGCGGGCAGCACCGGGATCTTCTTCCTGCCTGAGGCCAGGGCCGTCGGTCCTGGGCTCTCGGTCGTCGGCTGGGCTCTTAAAGACATCCCGAGCGGAGCGAGGGAGCCCTACTGTGACCCGGATCATGGCTTGGCCTCCAGAGTCGTTGGTCGTTCGTCGTTGGTCGTTGGCGAATCGCCGTCGGTTGTCGCAGGCCAACGACTCCCAGAGAGGAGATTCCGATGCTGCGCGCGAGATGCTTCGCGGGCCGAAGGCCCGCCCAGCATGACGCCATCCCGAGGGGCGGGCGGAGCAGTGGATAGTGAATAGTGGATAGCAGGACCTAAGAGCACAGCCGGGTCGGCTGTGCCACACGGGTCGAGGCGGCTGTGCCACACGGGTCTGGGCGGCCCGTTCTTAGCCTGCCCTGAGGCGAATGCCGAAGGGACCAACGACTAACGACCAACGACTGTCTTGGCTATAGGGGTCCCTCGCCACGCTCGGGATGTTTGTAAGAGACCGGCCGAAGACCAAGTCACTCCCTGTCATTCACCCACTTCAGCATATGAGGGAAGGGCGGGACGGCGAGGGCAGCGGCGCGCTTGCCATCGGCGGTCATCTCCAGCCACTCCAGGACGGGCACGCCGACATAGCGGCGCTGGGCGAAGTTGTCGAGGATGGCCTGGGCGCCGCCCTTGTAGCCGGCGGGGTGGAAGACGATGGCCGGGTCCATCTCCAGGTGCAGGATGGCGGCGTAGGACCAGGCGATGGCGGCCATCTCCATGCCCCCATCGGCGCCGGCGTTGTCGTCGCAGTGGGCGCGCCGCGCGCGGGGCAGCAGGGCTAGATGTCCGGCCTCGTGCAGCAGGTCGCCGGGATAGCTGAGCCGGGACTCGTCCACCAGCAGTTTGCCGGCGCGGATCATCAATCCGGGGAGGAAGGTGGTGGAGGGAAGCTGGGCGGGCTCCACCTCCAGGCCGATGGAGGTCAGGAAGCCGGCCAGGCGGGCGGTGATGGGGTCGCGGAAGCGGGGATCGGGTGCGGGGGCCATGTTCCGAATCCGGAAATCTTCTGCGCAATGCGACACGGTTCGCCTTGGCCGTGCTTGACTGGCCCGGGGGGCACTTTGTCGAAATTCCCCCTTGTGCCGAAAGGCCGGAGGGCGTACTGTGTCCAAGCCGCATCGTACCATCCAACGGATGATAACCAGGGTCCCCAAGGCCGGGAGAGCGCTTCGCCGCTTGCGGGAAGGGTTGGGAATGACCATGCGCGATGTGCTGGCGCGCAGCCGCGTGGTCGCCCGCAAGCAGCGCAACCCGGACTACGAACTTTCGCTGAACTCGCTTTCGGAGCTGGAGGCGCGGGGCCGCGTGCCCCACATCTATCGCCTGGCCTCGCTGGCCGCGATCTACGGACGCCCGATGCACGCCCTGCTGGGGCTGTACGGGGCCGAGGTGGCGCGCCGCCGCAAGCGGCGCAAGTAGCGGCGGGCGAGGAGGGCGGCGCGCGTCTCACTTCCGCAGGCTCCAGGATATCTCCGCCTCCGCCCACCCGGCAAAGACTCCTTCCAGGTCAAGCACTTGCGGACGGCGGAGCGAGTTTGTAATTCGGGCACCGGGGGCGTATAGTAAGAACTTGGAGTGAGCGGTACTGGCGAAACACACCAGTGGGCGCGAGCCCACTTTTTATTTGAGCAGTTGTCGGGAGTCAGGGTCGGGAGTCAGCAGGGATGGCTGCGGACCTGGAGCACATTCGGGAAGTCGTGGACCGGGTAGCGGCCGGCCTGGGGCTGGAAGCGGTGGAAGTGGAGCTGCGGGGCGGCGGCAAGTCGCGCCTGCTGCGCATCGTGATCGACCGGCCCGGGGGCGTGAGCCACGAGGATTGCGCCGCGCTCAGCCGCGAGGCGGGCACGATCCTGGACGTCGAGGACGCGGTGCCGGGCGGCTCCTACACCCTGGAGGTGTCGTCGCCGGGGC contains:
- a CDS encoding VanZ family protein; this encodes MSESATHKFLRYWLPALLWLSLIASTSSNAFSWENTGSILEWLLSALSLRLSAEHLYLLHFSIRKAAHFTEYLIMSFLWYRAGQSGRKEWRRSSALLALGVCLALASADEYHQTFLLSRTGAFRDVLLDFSGALCMQLVIAWRARRTAPAA
- the rplQ gene encoding 50S ribosomal protein L17 yields the protein MRHLKAGWKLGRNTAHRRALLRNLVTSLILEDRIETTVPKAKAMRPHVDKMITLGKRGDLAARRLALGYLMTRAAVDRLFDVVAPRVGDRPGGYTRIVRSGWQKGDGADKAFVELVGSEKVQEEKRHKRAEVRAKKVEERKKALEEAEAQAKAEQEAAAPPEEKKEE
- the guaB gene encoding IMP dehydrogenase, with the protein product MIHFPVPEALTFDDVLLLPARSDVVPATVDTRTRLTRNITLNIPVVSAAMDTVTEAPMAIAIAQQGGLGIVHRNLSIEQQAAEVDKVKRSESGMIVDPITMSPEDKIADAMEVMRKYRISGVPITKNKKLVGILTNRDLRFETRTDIPIAKVMTKENLITVPVGTTLEDAEAILHKHRVEKLLVVDKNYNLKGLITVKDIQKKLKYPSACKDSHGRLRVGAAIGATGDFLERAQEMVKAKVDVLAIDSAHGHSTRVLEAIQAVKSKLPEVELMAGNVGTFDGACELVKCGADAIKVGIGPGSICTTRIVTGAGVPQITAIAEAYRATKEAGVPIIADGGIKFSGDITKALAAGASVVMIGSLLAGTDESPGETILYQGRSFKSYRGMGSLSAMAMGSSERYAQSVEEGNGDASTALVENGEANRLAKLVPEGIEGRVPYRGPLATMVQQLVGGLRSGMGYVGCGTIAELQQKARFVRISGAGLRESHVHDVIITREAPNYRLE
- a CDS encoding DNA-directed RNA polymerase subunit alpha, with amino-acid sequence MLWKGFQKPKRLAVDTETLTDKYGKFHAQPFERGFGTTIGNALRRVLLSSIEGAAVTAVKIEGVLHEFQSIPGVVEDATDIILNLKQVPFKLNGEGPKAIYLRADKPGVVTSGMIEADGDVEILDKEVYLATISEGGKLDMEMRLKRGRGYVAADKNFDEDLGIGFIPIDSVHSPVRKCNYIVDAARLGQITDYDKLTLEVWTNGSIAPADSVGLAAKLLKDHMNIFINFEEEIETAAASDDRKPEIRNENLNRSVEELELSVRSYNCLKNANIQTIGELVQKTEAEMLKTKNFGRKSLNEIKEILSSMGLSLGMKIDERGNAVPGSPSVAGILGEGH